The following proteins are co-located in the Legionella busanensis genome:
- the lipA gene encoding lipoyl synthase: MSKLIDIPVVVESGHKYKTEQGITAIKDGIKSSSTSGDRLPKPKWLRIVNQTTPNYNKVKDEVVKHRLATVCEEAKCPNIGECWSHGTATIMLMGAICTRACRFCSVDTGNPHGWLDKDEPNNTANTVFLMNLDYVVLTSVNRDDLADGGAKHYAETIRAIKARCPSTKVEALTPDFQGIEKDIITLLDSGVDVFAQNVETVERLTHPVRDNRAGYWQTLNVLKFAKQYRPDVLTKTSLMLGLGETDEEIIKTMDDLRAQNIDILTLGQYLQPTRNHLPVARYVTPEKFLEFREIGLAKGFYEVASGPLVRSSYRADKVFKRNNLDL; this comes from the coding sequence ATGAGTAAGTTAATCGATATTCCTGTTGTAGTTGAGAGTGGCCATAAATATAAGACCGAACAGGGAATAACGGCTATTAAAGATGGGATAAAGTCGAGCTCTACCAGTGGCGATAGATTACCTAAACCAAAATGGTTAAGGATAGTTAATCAAACAACACCAAATTATAATAAAGTAAAGGATGAAGTTGTTAAACATCGTTTAGCGACGGTTTGTGAAGAGGCTAAATGCCCAAATATTGGCGAGTGTTGGTCGCATGGTACGGCCACAATTATGTTAATGGGTGCTATTTGTACCCGGGCTTGTCGTTTCTGCTCTGTTGATACAGGTAATCCGCATGGCTGGTTAGATAAAGATGAGCCTAATAATACAGCTAATACAGTTTTTTTAATGAATTTAGATTACGTTGTTTTAACCTCAGTTAATCGTGATGATTTAGCTGATGGTGGAGCTAAGCATTATGCAGAGACAATTCGCGCCATTAAAGCACGTTGCCCTTCTACCAAAGTTGAAGCATTAACACCAGATTTTCAAGGTATTGAAAAAGATATTATCACGTTGCTTGACAGCGGCGTTGATGTTTTTGCTCAAAATGTTGAAACTGTTGAACGCTTAACTCATCCAGTTCGAGATAATCGAGCAGGCTATTGGCAAACTTTAAATGTGTTAAAATTTGCCAAGCAATATAGACCTGATGTATTAACTAAAACAAGTTTAATGCTTGGTTTAGGTGAAACAGATGAGGAAATTATTAAAACCATGGACGATTTGCGGGCTCAGAATATCGATATACTTACGCTTGGACAGTATTTACAGCCAACCCGAAATCATCTCCCAGTTGCCCGTTATGTAACACCTGAAAAATTCCTTGAATTTCGTGAAATTGGCTTGGCTAAAGGTTTTTATGAAGTTGCTTCAGGCCCTTTAGTTCGTTCTAGCTATCGTGCTGACAAAGTATTTAAGAGAAACAATCTTGATCTCTGA
- a CDS encoding CDGSH iron-sulfur domain-containing protein encodes MEDDLSNYLPMAVEVEGGKTYRWCSCGKSQTQPLCDRADCNLGVEYYASYTDVVYFCACKQTKDPPFCDGSHAKLLLKLLNERKKQDKRSPT; translated from the coding sequence ATGGAAGATGATTTAAGTAATTACCTTCCTATGGCCGTAGAAGTTGAGGGAGGCAAAACATATCGTTGGTGTAGCTGTGGCAAAAGCCAAACTCAACCATTATGTGATCGGGCAGACTGTAATTTAGGCGTTGAATATTATGCATCTTACACAGATGTTGTATATTTTTGTGCTTGTAAACAAACAAAAGATCCACCCTTTTGTGATGGATCCCATGCTAAATTATTACTAAAATTACTTAATGAGCGTAAAAAGCAAGATAAACGAAGTCCTACTTGA